A window of Panicum virgatum strain AP13 chromosome 8K, P.virgatum_v5, whole genome shotgun sequence contains these coding sequences:
- the LOC120645184 gene encoding nitrile-specifier protein 5-like, translating to MAAGTWVKLEQKGTGPGARSSHAITLVGDTAYAFGGELTPRVPVDNTMYAFDLQTQTWSPVAATGDVPPPRVGVTMAAVGGTVYMFGGRDQEHKELNELYSFDTAAGAWALLSSGADGPPHRSYHSMAADDAAGRVYVFGGCGAAGRLNDLWGYDVAAGRWERLPPPGEAACRPRGGAGLAVSGGKLWVVYGFGGEELDDVHCYDPATGRWSAVETAGDKPSPRSVFCAAGIGASVVVFGGEVDPSDLGHLGAGKFSAEAFALDTGTGAWTRLDDGAAGAGAEHHPGPRGWCAFAAGEKDGRRGLLVYGGNSPTNDRLDDIYFFAPALEAAS from the exons ATGGCTGCTGGCACCTGGGTAAAG CTGGAGCAGAAGGGGACCGGGCCAGGAGCAAGGAGCTCCCACGCCATCACCCTCGTCGGCGACACGGCCTACGCGTtcggcggcgagctcaccccgcgCGTGCCGGTGGACAACACCATGTACGCCTTCGACCTCCAGACCCAGACCTGGTCGCCGGTCGCCGCCACGGGcgacgtgccgccgccgcgcgtcggCGTGACCATGGCGGCCGTCGGCGGCACGGTGTACATGTTCGGCGGGCGCGACCAGGAGCACAAGGAGCTCAACGAGCTCTACTCCTTCgacacggcggcgggcgcgtgggccctcctctcctccggcGCCGACGGCCCGCCGCACCGGAGCTACCACTCCATGGCGGccgacgacgccgccggccgggtgTACGTCTTCGGCgggtgcggcgccgccggccgcctgaaCGACCTGTGGGGGTACGACGTGGCCGCCGGGCGGTGGgagcggctgccgccgccgggggaggCGGCGTGCCGCCCGCGCGGCGGGGCCGGGCTGGCCGTCTCCGGCGGGAAGCTGTGGGTGGTGTACGGCTTCGGCGGGGAGGAGCTCGACGACGTGCACTGCTACGACCCGGCGACCGGGCGGTGGTCGGCGGTGGAGACCGCCGGCGACAAGCCGAGCCCCCGCAGCGTGTTCTGCGCCGCCGGGATCGGGGCGAGCGTCGTCGTgttcggcggcgaggtggaccCCAGCGACCTGGGCCACCTCGGCGCCGGCAAGTTCTCGGCCGAGGCGTTCGCGCTGGACACGGGGACCGGCGCGTGGACGCGCCtggacgacggcgccgccggggccggggccgagCACCACCCGGGGCCTCGCGGGTGGTGCGCGTTCGCGGCGGGGGAGAAGGACGGCCGGCGAGGGCTGCTGGTCTACGGCGGCAACTCGCCGACCAACGACCGGCTCGATGACATCTACTTCTTCGCGCCCGCTCTAGAGGCCGCGAGCTAG
- the LOC120645191 gene encoding uncharacterized protein LOC120645191 codes for MSSSPAPAPAPREHVERIRRERYFIGRGEQNPLAEDMHQAVNYLSQELYSKDVHFLTELVQNAEDNEYPSGVAPSLEFLITSKDITGSGACSTLLIFNNERGFSSTNIDSICRVGKSTKKGNRHQGYIGEKGIGFKSVFLISSEPHIFSNGYQIKFNEKPCADCNIGYIVPEWVESAPSLSDIEAIYGCSKILPTTTIILPLKSEKVDAVKKQLSSMHPEMLLFLSKIRKLSVREDYPDPKSSTVSEISISSERNYQSRKNMHAESYTLHLSAEESGKGEEECGYYMWRQKFPVKPENRVDKRAEIDEWVITLAFPHGQRLSRGKQLSPGIYAFLPTEMVTNFPFIIQADFLLASSREAILFDSPWNKGILECVPSAFMNAFVALVKSGADAPAMSLPYMFNFLPVNSALISLLEPVRSGIKNKILAEDIVPCESYASQKIFCKPSEVARLKPAFWTILGKAREYGMDLKNLSTHGTYILSSHFDKSTYNSVLEFLGVKSVNTEWYAKCIEGSNLVKEANEQLYLEIIYFVANNWNNCFSGTNMMSIPLLRYVDRNGVLLFWSISRASQQNDRVCIASDRTYRSWLLRWNKEFPSANRFFIHPNTQIALEGFSQKAIVENWLRNFAKVEVVSVYSYGLTVVGSLGNDRRPVIAFAHFLYHSLKMKHIESYYLSELCRVMPVIDSYGHVVKKRNSIIVPAKGSKWVGLLGTNPWRNDGYIELSADYKSAGRFAGNYTSKDQLLEFLKTHLHASDVPFINPPNASFRTVSSPLTVDNAFLLLEWIRKIKSNGVKLPDQFLACVKEGSWLNTSIGYKPPNESFLSSANWGSLLPSVSSFVDIPMVDQQFYRNKLHMYKQELKAIGVRFEFQEASAYIGSRLMSMAAINALTRENVYSLLRLIRFLREKVLSPSELIDSVKGGCWMKSTLGYRRPSDCIIYDSDWKVASCISNQPFLDVQFYGEAIHAYKLELELLGVIVGFKQNYQLVIDNFKFNSAAITSEATVLILECIRYVGSCEDFIRKLKVLKWVKTNVGFCAPNASFLVDPEWECLMNIFKEVPIIDLGFYGSVMSSYQVELKKTGLITQFEEVSKAVAQVFKNMVLKTSLTKANVLALLKSYRQLRTHNPLPVELFNCMRSEKWLHTSLGFKSPSDAILFDNAWQYLSHVALLPFIDDGDSCHGLGKDIYGYKDELRELGVTVEVKFGARFVIAGLSIPDDPSIMSKAVVLSLLECIKNYFASATAPPNDFQDKICKEWLKTSMGYKYPDECILFDASQSSLCMEDGPFIDEAFYGLEIASFKDALAKIGVIIDVNCGQDLIAQHLRSHKDRTTISRIYMYLMKHKWKPDNNTSDWIWIPNETEGGEWVSSRSCVLYDKNNLFSLQLHILDKYYDRKLLDFFSITFRVRHGPCSEDYCKLWATWENSVHMLAISDCFAFWKFIATNWTKKTEELLSGCVKVPVCTDGKIILRNKENVFIPDDLLLADLFNKLPRQSLFIWYPSSTLQSMSRARLSRIYDSIGVQRISKAVMKNESLTLENGRFRTVDSRKVIKVGLLQIITARLADPALDIPAEERQRMVSCLLNVTVQETDEPITVSYSVSLSSGEVVDVKACQMIRWERENSKLYMQRSDGESSYEEKIKFATYFADEISKGVLFEMADQIPSLTELIKFGSLMDFQDGAVGFLLRSKNLQLFPEDENFLFSRKKMRIC; via the exons ATGTCGtcgtccccggcgccggcgccggcgccgcgggagCACGTGGAGAGGATCCGGCGCGAGCGCTACTTCATCGGGCGCGGCGAGCAGAACCCGCTGGCGGAGGACATGCACCAGGCCGTCAACTACCTCAGCCAGGAGCTCTACTCCAAGGACGTCCACTTCCTCACGGAGCTCGTGCAG AACGCTGAAGATAATGAATACCCTTCTGGAGTAGCACCTTCGTTGGAATTTCTAATTACATCGAAAGACATTACCGGATCAGGTGCATGCTCAACTTTGCTCATCTTTAACAATGAGAGGGGATTCTCATCAACCAATATAGATTCCATCTGTCGTGTTGGGAAATCAACAAAGAAGGGAAATAGACATCAGGGTTACATTGGAGAGAAAG GGATTGGGTTCAAGAGTGTTTTCTTGATATCAAGTGAGCCGCATATATTCAGTAACGGCTATCAGATCAAGTTCAATGAGAAACCATGCGCTGATTGCAACATTGGATACATTGTCCCTGAATGGGTGGAATCAGCACCTAGCCTTTCAGACATTGAAGCCATATATGGATGCTCCAAAATCCTACCTACAACCACCATCATCTTACCCTTAAAGAGCGAGAAAGTTGATGCGGTGAAGAAGCAACTGTCAAGCATGCATCCTGAAATGCTACTCTTCCTGTCAAAGATCAGGAAGCTTTCTGTCCGAGAGGATTACCCTGATCCAAAGAGTAGCACTGTTAGTGAGATCTCAATTTCCAGTGAAAGGAATTACCAATCCAGGAAGAACATGCATGCAGAGTCTTATACACTCCACTTGTCAGCTGAAGAGAGTGGTAAAGGAGAAGAAGAATGTGGTTACTATATGTGGAGGCAGAAATTCCCAGTCAAGCCAGAGAACAGAGTTGACAAACGTGCTGAAATCGACGAATGGGTGATAACCCTGGCCTTCCCACATGGTCAGCGTTTGTCCCGTGGGAAGCAGCTATCACCTGGAATTTATGCTTTTCTCCCTACTGAGATGGTAACAAACTTCCCCTTCATCATCCAGGCAGACTTCCTCCTTGCCTCATCAAGGGAGGCAATACTGTTTGATAGTCCATGGAACAAGGGAATCCTAGAGTGTGTCCCTAGTGCTTTCATGAATGCTTTTGTAGCACTTGTGAAGTCAGGAGCTGACGCACCCGCAATGTCTCTGCCGTATATGTTCAACTTCCTGCCTGTCAATTCCGCACTGATCTCACTGCTTGAGCCTGTTAGGTCTGGCATCAAGAACAAGATTCTTGCTGAGGATATAGTTCCTTGTGAGTCTTATGCTTCACAAAAGATATTCTGCAAGCCCAGTGAAGTTGCACGGCTGAAGCCAGCCTTTTGGACTATCCTTGGCAAAGCACGGGAATATGGAATGGACTTGAAGAATCTGTCGACTCATGGAACCTACATTCTTAGTTCTCATTTTGACAAGAGTACATACAACAGTGTGCTTGAATTTCTGGGTGTCAAAAGTGTTAACACTGAATGGTATGCAAAATGCATTGAAGGGTCTAATCTTGTCAAGGAGGCAAATGAACAGCTTTACCTTGAAATTATATATTTTGTTGCCAATAATTGGAACAACTGTTTTTCTGGTACAAACATGATGTCAATTCCCCTACTGAGATATGTTGATAGGAATGGTGTTCTTTTGTTTTGGAGCATATCAAGAGCTAGTCAGCAGAATGATAGGGTGTGTATTGCATCTGACAGGACATACAGATCATGGTTACTCAGGTGGAACAAGGAGTTTCCATCCGCTAATCGGTTCTTCATCCATCCCAACACGCAGATTGCTCTGGAAGGTTTCTCACAGAAGGCAATAGTGGAAAACTGGCTTCGGAACTTTGCAAAAGTGGAGGTTGTCTCTGTCTATAGTTATGGATTGACTGTTGTTGGTTCCTTGGGCAATGATCGCAGACCTGTTATTGCTTTCGCACACTTTTTGTACCACTCATTGAAGATGAAACACATAGAGAGCTACTACTTATCAGAACTATGCCGTGTCATGCCGGTAATTGACAGCTATGGCCATGTTGTCAAGAAAAGAAATAGCATTATAGTTCCCGCCAAGGGGAGCAAATGGGTTGGTTTGCTGGGTACAAACCCATGGAGGAATGATGGTTATATTGAATTGTCAGCAGATTACAAGTCAGCAGGCCGTTTTGCGGGGAATTACACATCTAAGGATCAGCTATTGGAATTCCTCAAGACACATCTGCATGCCTCAGATGTCCCATTCATAAACCCGCCAAATGCCAGCTTCCGTACTGTATCGTCGCCTCTCACAGTGGACAATGCTTTCTTGCTACTGGAATGGATACGGAAGATCAAGTCAAATGGTGTGAAATTACCAGATCAGTTTCTCGCTTGTGTAAAAGAAGGGAGTTGGCTAAATACATCAATAGGGTACAAGCCACCAAATGAATCATTTTTGTCTAGTGCTAACTGGGGAAGCCTTTTGCCAAGTGTGTCTTCCTTTGTTGATATACCAATGGTTGACCAACAATTCTACCGAAACAAGCTGCATATGTACAAACAAGAACTCAAGGCGATTGGGGTGAGATTTGAATTTCAGGAGGCATCAGCTTACATTGGAAGCCGCCTCATGTCTATGGCTGCAATCAATGCATTGACAAGAGAGAATGTGTACTCGCTTCTTCGGCTCATTCGGTTCCTACGAGAGAAGGTTCTATCTCCAAGTGAACTGATTGACAGTGTTAAAGGTGGATGTTGGATGAAGAGCACTCTTGGCTATAGGCGTCCTTCTGATTGTATCATCTATGACTCAGATTGGAAAGTGGCATCATGTATTAGTAACCAACCATTCCTTGATGTCCAGTTCTATGGTGAGGCAATCCATGCGTACAAACTGGAGCTGGAGTTGCTTGGTGTTATTGTTGGGTTCAAACAAAATTACCAGCTTGTTATTGACAACTTTAAGTTCAATTCTGCTGCTATTACCTCTGAGGCTACTGTATTAATCCTCGAATGCATTCGTTATGTGGGTTCATGTGAAGATTTCATAAGGAAGCTCAAAGTTTTGAAATGGGTGAAGACTAATGTGGGATTTTGTGCTCCTAATGCGTCTTTTCTTGTTGATCCTGAATGGGAGTGCCTTATGAATATTTTCAAAGAAGTTCCCATAATTGATTTAGGATTTTATGGGAGTGTCATGAGTTCATACCAAGTGGAGTTGAAGAAGACTGGTTTGATAACACAATTTGAGGAGGTATCAAAGGCCGTAGCTCAGGTTTTCAAGAACATGGTATTGAAGACATCACTTACAAAGGCTAATGTCCTTGCTCTACTAAAATCTTATCGGCAGCTGAGAACACACAACCCACTTCCTGTTGAGCTTTTCAACTGCATGCGAAGTGAGAAGTGGCTACACACATCACTAGGGTTCAAATCTCCCTCAGATGCAATCCTATTTGATAATGCATGGCAATATTTATCTCATGTGGCATTATTACCATTCATTGATGATGGTGACTCTTGTCATGGTTTGGGAAAGGATATTTATGGTTATAAAGATGAGCTTAGGGAGTTGGGTGTTACTGTTGAAGTGAAATTTGGTGCTAGATTTGTCATTGCTGGCCTCAGCATTCCTGATGATCCTTCCATCATGTCCAAAGCTGTCGTCTTGTCATTGCTTGAGTGCATCAAGAACTACTTCGCCTCTGCAACTGCACCTCCTAATGACTTCCAGGACAAGATTTGCAAGGAGTGGTTGAAGACATCCATGGGCTACAAATATCCTGATGAATGTATCCTATTCGATGCGAGTCAGTCTTCTCTGTGCATGGAAGATGGCCCTTTCATTGATGAAGCATTCTATGGTTTGGAGATAGCCTCATTCAAAGATGCCCTTGCAAAGATTGGAGTGATCATTGATGTTAATTGTGGACAAGATCTTATTGCTCAGCATTTGAGAAGCCACAAGGATAGAACTACTATTTCTCGGATCTACATGTACCTGATGAAGCATAAATGGAAGCCTGACAACAACACCAGTGATTGGATTTGGATACCAAACGAAACAGAGGGCGGAGAATGGGTGAGCTCAAGAAGCTGTGTTCTTTATGATAAGAACAATCTTTTTAGCCTGCAGCTACATATTCTGGACAAATATTATGACAGGAAGTTGCTTGACTTCTTTTCAATTACTTTCCGTGTGAGGCATGGACCTTGTTCTGAAGACTATTGCAAATTATGGGCCACATGGGAGAATTCAGTCCACATGCTCGCTATATCTGATTGCTTCGCTTTCTGGAAGTTCATTGCAACTAACTGGACCAAAAAAACAGAGGAACTTCTATCTGGTTGTGTCAAGGTTCCAGTATGTACCGATGGCAAGATTATTTTACGAAACAAGGAGAATGTGTTCATTCCTGATGATCTACTGCTTGCAGATTTGTTCAACAAGCTTCCTCGTCAATCGCTTTTCATCTGGTATCCTTCTTCCACCTTACAATCCATGTCTCGAGCAAGACTTAGCAGAATCTATGATAGCATTGGTGTTCAGAGAATATCCAAAGCAGTCATGAAGAATGAATCTTTGACCTTAGAGAATGGCCGTTTCAGAACAGTTGATTCAAGGAAGGTGATTAAGGTTGGCTTGCTCCAGATTATTACTGCGCGCCTTGCTGATCCTGCTCTCGACATTCCTGCTGAAGAGAGGCAGAGGATGGTTTCTTGCCTTCTGAATGTGACTGTCCAAGAGACTGATGAACCTATCACGGTGAGCTATAGTGTAAGCTTGTCATCTGGTGAGGTTGTGGATGTGAAGGCCTGCCAAATGATTCGGTGGGAAAGGGAAAATTCCAAGCTGTACATGCAGCGTAGCGATGGTGAATCCAGCTACGAAGAGAAGATTAAGTTCGCAACCTACTTTGCAGACGAGATATCTAAAGGAGTGCTCTTTGAGATGGCGGATCAGATCCCTTCGCTCACTGAACTCATAAAATTTGGAAGCTTAATGGACTTCCAGGATGGTGCTGTTGGGTTCTTGCTAAGGTCCAAGAATCTGCAGCTGTTCCCTGAAGATGAGAATTTTCTGTTTTCAAGAAAAAAGATGAGGATTTGCTGA
- the LOC120645188 gene encoding translationally-controlled tumor protein homolog yields MLVYQDLLTGDELLSDSFPYKEIENGVLWEVEGKWVVQGAVEVNIGANPSAEGGEDEGVDDQAVKVVDIVDTFRLQEQPAFDKKQFVTFIKRYIKNLTAKLEPEKADEFKKGIEGATKYLLGKLKDLQFFVGESMHDDGSLVFAYYKEGATDPTFLYFAHGLKEIKC; encoded by the exons ATGTTGGTCTACCAGGATCTGCTCACCG GCGACGAGCTGCTCTCGGACTCGTTCCCGTACAAGGAGATCGAGAACGGCGTGCTCTGGGAGGTCGAGGGCAAG TGGGTCGTCCAAGGAGCAGTGGAGGTGAACATTGGTGCCAACCCGTCTGCCGAGGGTGGCGAGGATGAGGGCGTAGACGATCAGGCTGTGAAGGTTGTGGACATTGTCGACACCTTCCGTCTACAG GAACAACCTGCCTTCGATAAGAAGCAGTTTGTCACATTTATTAAGCGCTACATAAAAAACCTCACCGCCAAGCTGGAGCCGGAGAAGGCTGATGAGTTCAAGAAGGGCATTGAGGGTGCCACCAAGTACCTTCTTGGCAAGTTGAAGGACCTACAGTT CTTTGTTGGCGAGAGCATGCATGACGATGGGAGTCTCGTGTTCGCGTACTACAAGGAAGGAGCCACCGACCCGACCTTCCTCTACTTTGCGCATGGCCTGAAGGAGATCAAGTGCTAG
- the LOC120645954 gene encoding translationally-controlled tumor protein homolog, whose amino-acid sequence MPEETNQIVLGAVEVDTGANPSAQGGEDEGVDDHAVKVVDIVDTFRLHEQPVFDNKQFVTFIVKRYIKNLTAKLEPEKAEEFKKDIEAATKYLRGKLKDLQL is encoded by the exons ATGCCGGAGGAAACCAACCAAATAGTGCTAGGAGCTGTTGAGGTTGACACTGGCGCCAACCCCTCTGCCCAGGGTGGTGAGGATGAGGGTGTCGATGATCACGCAGTGAAGGTTGTTGACATTGTCGACACCTTCCGTCTTCAT GAGCAACCTGTCTTTGACAATAAGCAGTTTGTCACCTTCATCGTCAAGCGCTACATCAAGAACCTCACTGCCAAGTTGGAGCCGGAGAAGGCGGAGGAGTTCAAGAAGGACATTGAGGCTGCCACCAAGTACCTTCGTGGCAAGCTCAAGGACCTCCAGTTGTAA